One Thiocapsa bogorovii DNA segment encodes these proteins:
- a CDS encoding DciA family protein: protein MLYPRLAHVRELLQSNRLIRKHLEHRDRELALLGMVLNRLPDPLRAHCRDATLAGEVLTLVLDSPAWLTRTRFLIEDLARSLQGEGVAKISTQVRIPGEGDAAAGDRAGPPIESPKAPNGGNRLSVRAIAHLRGAADGMTDPALAEVFRRFANHHAAAAEAAVGDGRGESQRLPGVEEKLAPEAN, encoded by the coding sequence ATGCTTTATCCGAGACTGGCTCATGTCCGCGAATTGCTTCAGTCCAACCGATTGATCCGCAAGCATCTCGAGCACAGAGACCGCGAGCTGGCCTTGCTGGGAATGGTGCTGAATCGGCTGCCGGATCCGTTGCGCGCGCATTGCCGCGACGCGACCCTTGCCGGGGAGGTCCTGACGCTTGTTCTGGATTCGCCGGCTTGGCTTACCCGCACACGCTTTTTGATCGAGGACCTGGCTCGATCGCTCCAGGGCGAGGGCGTCGCCAAGATCTCGACGCAGGTCCGCATCCCGGGGGAGGGCGATGCGGCAGCGGGGGATCGAGCCGGCCCGCCAATCGAATCGCCGAAAGCGCCCAACGGCGGAAACCGACTGAGCGTTCGAGCAATCGCACATCTGCGCGGCGCGGCGGACGGGATGACGGACCCGGCCTTGGCGGAGGTCTTTCGGCGTTTCGCAAACCACCATGCCGCGGCCGCCGAGGCGGCGGTCGGGGACGGACGGGGTGAATCGCAGCGGTTGCCCGGCGTCGAAGAGAAGCTCGCTCCAGAGGCGAACTAA
- the lpxC gene encoding UDP-3-O-acyl-N-acetylglucosamine deacetylase translates to MLKQRTLKNVIRATGVGLHTGEKIPLTLRPAAPDTGIIFRRVDLEAPVEIKATPFNVGDTRLSTTLVKGDVRVSTVEHILSAFAGLGIDNAYVDVGAAEVPIMDGSAGPFVFLVQSAGMEEQNRAKRFIRIKRPIEVRDGDKYARFSPYNGFKVEFSIDFDHPAFHARSNRAIVDFSTSSFVKEVSRARTFGFLREIEALRAQNLALGGSLDNAVVVDEYRVLNDEGLRYEDEFVKHKILDAIGDLYLLGHTLIGSFQAHKSGHALNNNLLRALVADVDAWEEVVFEDSAQSPICYAHPVALA, encoded by the coding sequence ATGCTCAAGCAGCGTACCTTGAAGAATGTGATCCGGGCGACCGGTGTTGGCCTGCATACCGGCGAGAAGATCCCCCTGACCTTGCGGCCGGCGGCGCCCGATACGGGCATTATCTTCCGCCGGGTCGACTTGGAGGCGCCTGTCGAGATCAAGGCGACACCTTTCAACGTGGGCGATACCCGGCTGTCCACCACCCTCGTGAAAGGCGATGTCCGTGTCTCGACGGTCGAGCACATCCTGTCGGCTTTTGCCGGACTCGGGATCGACAATGCCTATGTCGATGTCGGCGCGGCCGAGGTGCCGATCATGGACGGCAGTGCCGGGCCGTTCGTGTTCCTGGTGCAGTCGGCAGGGATGGAAGAACAGAATCGCGCCAAGCGTTTTATCCGTATCAAGCGGCCGATCGAGGTGCGCGACGGCGACAAGTATGCTCGCTTTTCGCCATACAACGGCTTCAAGGTCGAGTTCTCGATCGATTTCGACCATCCCGCATTCCACGCGCGGTCCAACCGGGCGATCGTGGATTTCTCGACCTCCTCGTTCGTGAAGGAGGTGAGCCGGGCGCGAACCTTCGGTTTTTTGCGCGAGATCGAGGCATTGCGCGCTCAGAATCTGGCCCTGGGCGGGAGTCTGGACAACGCAGTCGTCGTGGACGAATACCGTGTGCTCAACGACGAAGGCTTGCGCTACGAAGACGAGTTCGTGAAACACAAGATCCTGGATGCGATCGGCGACCTCTATCTCCTGGGTCATACACTGATCGGGTCCTTCCAGGCACACAAGTCCGGTCATGCGCTCAACAACAACCTGTTGCGCGCGCTGGTGGCCGACGTCGATGCCTGGGAAGAGGTGGTGTTCGAGGACTCCGCGCAATCTCCCATCTGCTATGCGCACCCGGTGGCGCTGGCTTAG
- the ftsZ gene encoding cell division protein FtsZ, which yields MFELMDTHSQNAVIKVVGVGGGGGNAVNHMVAATIEGVDFICANTDAQALKSSQVKTILQLGAGITKGLGAGADPEVGRNSAMEDRDRIQEALDGADMVFITAGMGGGTGTGAAPVVAQVAKELGILTVAVVTKPFPFEGTKRRRIAEEGIAELAKHVDSLITIPNEKLLAVLGKDMSLLGAFSAANDVLLHATQGIAELITRPGLINVDFADVKTVMSEMGVAMMGTGAARGEHRAREAAEAAIRSPLLEDIDLAGAKGILVNITAGLSLTIGEFDEVGNTVRDFADDDATVVVGTVIDPALDDELRVTVVATGLGERRVTLKRQGAQEAAAMHLVGGGNNESAPNYNDLGRPAIYRRGGAAAVAEAVVESDLDYLDIPAFLRRQAD from the coding sequence ATGTTTGAGCTCATGGATACCCACAGTCAGAACGCTGTCATCAAGGTCGTCGGGGTCGGTGGCGGCGGCGGGAACGCGGTCAACCACATGGTCGCCGCGACCATCGAAGGGGTGGATTTCATCTGCGCCAACACCGACGCGCAGGCGCTGAAGAGCTCGCAGGTGAAGACGATCCTTCAACTCGGTGCCGGCATCACCAAGGGGTTGGGCGCGGGTGCGGATCCCGAGGTCGGTCGCAATTCCGCGATGGAGGATCGGGATCGCATCCAAGAGGCCCTCGACGGGGCGGACATGGTCTTCATCACCGCCGGCATGGGCGGCGGTACCGGTACGGGTGCGGCGCCGGTCGTGGCACAGGTGGCCAAGGAGCTCGGTATCCTGACGGTCGCCGTCGTGACCAAACCGTTCCCGTTCGAGGGGACCAAACGGCGCCGCATCGCAGAGGAAGGCATTGCGGAATTGGCCAAGCACGTCGATTCCTTGATCACGATCCCCAACGAAAAACTCTTGGCGGTACTCGGTAAGGACATGAGCCTGCTCGGCGCCTTCAGTGCCGCCAACGACGTGCTGTTGCATGCGACTCAGGGCATCGCCGAGCTGATCACTCGTCCAGGCCTGATCAACGTCGACTTCGCCGATGTTAAAACGGTCATGTCGGAGATGGGTGTCGCCATGATGGGGACCGGTGCAGCTCGCGGCGAGCATCGTGCCCGCGAGGCCGCAGAGGCCGCCATCCGCAGCCCGCTCCTGGAGGACATCGACCTTGCCGGTGCGAAGGGCATCCTGGTCAATATCACCGCCGGACTGAGTCTGACGATCGGCGAGTTCGACGAGGTCGGCAACACCGTGCGTGATTTCGCCGACGATGATGCGACCGTCGTGGTCGGTACCGTGATCGATCCGGCGCTGGACGACGAGCTGCGTGTCACGGTTGTCGCGACCGGTTTGGGCGAGCGTCGCGTCACGCTCAAGCGGCAAGGTGCCCAAGAGGCGGCTGCAATGCACCTGGTCGGCGGCGGCAACAACGAGAGTGCACCCAACTATAACGACCTCGGCCGCCCCGCGATCTATCGTCGCGGCGGTGCTGCGGCTGTGGCCGAGGCGGTCGTGGAGAGCGATCTCGACTATCTCGATATTCCGGCGTTTCTGCGCCGGCAGGCGGATTGA
- the ftsA gene encoding cell division protein FtsA translates to MSRRNDKNLLVGLDIGTSKVAALVGELKDDNQIEIIGIGTHPSRGLKKGVVVDIESTVQSIQRAVEEAELMAGCEIHSVHAGIAGSHVRSLNSHGITAIKEVEVTQADVDRVIDAARAVAIPADQKILHILPQEFIIDDQEGIREPIGMCGVRLEARVHMVTGAVSAAQNIVKCIRRCGLEVDDLVLAQLSSSYSVLGDDEKELGVCVVDIGGGTTDLAVFTDGAIRHTAVIPIAGDQVTNDIAVALRTPTQHAELIKVKHACALAQLAANSESIEVPSIGDRPPRRLSRQTLAEVVEPRYEELLTLLHNELRRSGFEDLVAGGVVLTGGSSKMDGLIELAEEVFHMPVRLGVPQYVIGMDEVVNNPIYSTGVGLLMYARQHRFSRRPEIGDSAGLRGAWSRMRSWFQGNF, encoded by the coding sequence ATGTCGAGACGTAACGACAAGAATCTATTGGTGGGCCTGGATATCGGCACCTCGAAGGTGGCCGCCTTGGTGGGCGAGCTCAAGGACGACAACCAGATCGAGATCATCGGCATCGGCACACACCCCTCGCGGGGTCTGAAGAAGGGCGTCGTCGTCGACATCGAGTCGACCGTCCAGTCGATCCAGCGTGCGGTCGAGGAGGCCGAGCTGATGGCGGGCTGCGAGATCCACTCGGTCCATGCCGGGATTGCCGGCAGCCATGTGCGCAGCCTCAACTCGCACGGCATCACCGCGATCAAGGAGGTCGAGGTGACCCAGGCCGACGTCGACCGAGTCATCGATGCGGCACGGGCGGTGGCGATCCCGGCTGATCAGAAGATCCTGCACATCCTGCCGCAGGAATTCATCATCGACGATCAGGAGGGCATCCGCGAGCCGATCGGGATGTGCGGCGTGCGGCTCGAAGCCCGTGTGCATATGGTCACGGGTGCGGTGAGTGCCGCCCAAAACATCGTCAAGTGCATCCGGCGCTGCGGGCTCGAGGTCGACGATCTGGTGCTCGCTCAGCTCAGCTCGAGTTACTCGGTGCTCGGCGACGACGAGAAGGAGCTCGGAGTCTGTGTCGTCGACATCGGCGGCGGTACGACGGATCTCGCCGTCTTCACGGACGGGGCGATTCGCCACACCGCGGTGATCCCGATCGCCGGCGATCAGGTCACCAACGACATCGCGGTCGCACTGCGCACGCCGACGCAGCATGCCGAGCTGATCAAGGTCAAGCATGCCTGTGCCCTGGCACAGCTGGCGGCCAACAGCGAGTCCATCGAGGTTCCGAGCATCGGGGATCGACCGCCGCGCAGACTCTCGCGCCAGACGTTGGCCGAGGTGGTCGAGCCGCGCTACGAGGAGCTCCTGACCCTGCTGCACAACGAGCTGCGGCGCAGCGGTTTCGAGGATCTGGTCGCGGGCGGCGTCGTGTTGACCGGCGGCAGCTCGAAGATGGACGGCCTGATCGAGCTGGCCGAGGAGGTTTTCCATATGCCGGTGCGGCTCGGGGTCCCGCAGTACGTGATCGGGATGGACGAGGTCGTGAACAATCCGATCTATTCGACCGGCGTGGGTCTGTTGATGTACGCGCGGCAGCACCGTTTCTCGCGGCGGCCCGAGATCGGGGATTCCGCCGGGCTGCGAGGTGCGTGGTCGCGGATGCGGAGCTGGTTTCAGGGCAATTTTTGA
- a CDS encoding cell division protein FtsQ/DivIB yields MVDPAHITPTVEEVRPRRSGRWLALVGFLLISVMASGIWLLGLWEPQLLPVRIIAVEGELHHHSSRLLQETISERLRGGILTADLKDLKQAAEDLAWVGHATVRRVWPDRLQVEVEEHRPIARWNRDGLVTAEGIVFRPGTGTVPAGLPLLEGEDRRAPEVVKRYVQWRDDLMLIGHLIQSLSVDPRGAWRVELVMGVELYLGTEDIDQRLARYIASATQLEAAGQPLVVDLRYSNGFAVKWAANAEPQARATTDRQRRSGKRG; encoded by the coding sequence GTGGTTGACCCGGCTCACATCACTCCGACGGTCGAGGAAGTGCGTCCACGTCGCTCCGGGCGTTGGCTCGCTCTCGTCGGGTTCCTTCTGATCTCGGTCATGGCGAGCGGCATTTGGCTGCTGGGCCTTTGGGAGCCGCAGTTGTTGCCTGTGCGCATCATCGCCGTGGAGGGCGAGCTGCATCACCACTCATCGCGCTTGTTGCAGGAGACCATCAGCGAGCGGCTGCGCGGCGGCATCCTAACGGCCGATTTGAAGGATCTGAAGCAGGCCGCCGAGGACTTGGCCTGGGTCGGTCACGCTACCGTGCGACGCGTTTGGCCGGATCGGCTGCAGGTCGAGGTCGAGGAGCACCGCCCGATCGCGCGCTGGAATCGCGACGGTTTGGTGACGGCCGAGGGCATCGTTTTTCGGCCCGGCACGGGTACGGTCCCGGCGGGTCTCCCGCTGCTCGAAGGCGAGGATCGACGTGCGCCGGAGGTGGTGAAGCGCTATGTGCAGTGGCGCGACGATCTGATGTTGATCGGCCATCTCATTCAGTCGCTCTCCGTCGACCCGCGGGGGGCGTGGCGCGTCGAGCTGGTCATGGGTGTCGAGTTGTATCTCGGCACGGAGGACATCGATCAGCGACTTGCGCGCTATATCGCCAGCGCGACACAGTTGGAGGCGGCCGGTCAGCCGCTGGTGGTGGACCTGCGCTACAGCAATGGTTTCGCCGTGAAATGGGCAGCGAACGCCGAGCCGCAGGCTCGTGCGACAACGGATCGCCAGAGGCGATCCGGCAAACGAGGATGA
- a CDS encoding D-alanine--D-alanine ligase: MTPEKIQARARFGKVAVLLGGRAAEREISLKSGSAVLAALLRQGIDAHPLDPDERVLEDLRTGGFDRAFVILHGRGGEDGQIQGALETIGMPYTGSGVLGSALGMDKYRCKLAWTGCGLPTAASVLLRTDADLAAAEALGFPLMVKPVHEGSSIGMARVEDMASLADAWRAARGYDALVLAERWIHGAEYTCAVLGGDALPMIRLETPHAFYDFEAKYRADSTRYHCPCGLPEVEESRLQRLALDAFEATGASGWGRVDLMVDGSGEPFLLEINTVPGMTDHSLVPMAARVAGLDFDTLVLRILETSLDRG; encoded by the coding sequence ATGACACCAGAGAAGATCCAGGCGCGCGCTCGGTTCGGCAAGGTCGCAGTACTCCTCGGCGGGCGTGCGGCGGAACGCGAGATCTCGCTCAAGAGCGGAAGTGCCGTGCTGGCGGCCCTGCTGCGTCAGGGTATCGATGCCCATCCGCTGGATCCGGACGAGCGTGTGCTCGAAGACCTACGCACCGGCGGCTTCGATCGCGCCTTCGTCATCCTGCACGGGCGCGGTGGCGAAGACGGCCAGATCCAGGGTGCCCTGGAGACCATCGGGATGCCCTACACGGGTTCCGGTGTGCTGGGCTCGGCGCTCGGCATGGACAAGTATCGCTGCAAGCTGGCATGGACCGGGTGCGGTTTGCCCACAGCCGCCTCGGTGTTGCTGCGCACGGACGCCGATCTGGCAGCCGCAGAGGCGCTTGGCTTCCCGCTCATGGTCAAGCCGGTCCACGAGGGATCGAGCATCGGCATGGCGCGTGTCGAGGACATGGCCTCGCTGGCCGATGCTTGGCGCGCGGCCCGCGGTTACGATGCCCTGGTCCTCGCCGAACGATGGATTCATGGCGCCGAGTACACCTGCGCCGTGCTCGGGGGGGATGCGCTCCCCATGATCCGACTCGAAACGCCGCACGCCTTTTACGACTTCGAAGCCAAGTATCGGGCGGACAGCACGCGTTATCACTGCCCCTGCGGTTTGCCCGAAGTGGAGGAGTCGCGGCTGCAGCGACTCGCGCTCGACGCCTTCGAGGCCACCGGGGCGAGCGGCTGGGGACGGGTCGACCTGATGGTCGACGGGAGCGGAGAGCCGTTCCTGCTGGAGATCAACACGGTCCCGGGCATGACCGACCACAGCCTGGTCCCGATGGCTGCTCGGGTGGCGGGGCTGGACTTCGATACCTTGGTGTTGCGAATCCTGGAGACGAGTCTCGACCGTGGTTGA
- the murB gene encoding UDP-N-acetylmuramate dehydrogenase, which translates to MMGELREREPLSRHTSWRVGGPARRFYRPTDAEDLAAFLARLDPQEPLLWLGLGSNLLVDDAGFPGTVIQTQACLTRLERCGETGIKAESGVSCAKVARFASRHDLVGCEFLAGIPGTMGGALAMNAGAWGGETWEHVVSVRTIDRVGRVRERVPGDFSIGYREVIGPPGEWFLDVALELAPGNGKAGMARIRELLDRRAQTQPVGLPSCGSVFRNPPGDHAARLIEAEGLKGYRIGGAQVSEKHANFIINTGEASAADIRELIDLVQRRVEDATGVRLVPEVKHIAGEHS; encoded by the coding sequence ATGATGGGCGAGCTGCGCGAGCGCGAGCCACTCTCCCGCCATACCAGTTGGCGGGTCGGCGGGCCCGCGCGCCGCTTCTATCGGCCCACGGATGCGGAGGATCTCGCGGCCTTCCTGGCCCGGCTCGACCCGCAGGAGCCGCTCTTGTGGCTTGGACTCGGGAGCAATCTGCTGGTGGACGACGCCGGTTTTCCCGGCACCGTGATCCAGACGCAGGCCTGTCTGACACGTTTGGAACGATGCGGTGAAACCGGGATTAAGGCCGAGTCCGGTGTCTCCTGCGCCAAGGTGGCTCGGTTCGCGTCGCGGCACGATTTGGTCGGGTGCGAGTTCCTCGCCGGCATCCCCGGCACCATGGGGGGCGCTTTGGCCATGAATGCCGGCGCTTGGGGTGGCGAGACCTGGGAGCATGTCGTCTCGGTGCGGACCATCGATCGCGTCGGTCGGGTTCGCGAGCGCGTGCCCGGCGATTTCTCGATCGGCTACCGCGAGGTCATCGGGCCGCCCGGCGAGTGGTTCCTGGATGTCGCGCTCGAGCTTGCCCCCGGCAACGGCAAGGCCGGGATGGCGCGGATCCGCGAGCTGCTCGACCGGCGTGCGCAGACACAGCCCGTGGGGCTGCCGAGCTGCGGATCGGTGTTCCGCAATCCGCCCGGCGATCATGCGGCGCGCCTGATCGAGGCGGAAGGGCTTAAGGGTTATCGGATCGGCGGCGCTCAGGTGTCCGAGAAGCACGCGAACTTCATCATCAACACGGGCGAGGCCAGTGCCGCGGACATCCGCGAGCTGATCGACCTGGTGCAGCGCCGGGTCGAGGACGCCACCGGCGTCAGACTGGTGCCCGAGGTCAAACACATCGCCGGAGAGCATTCATGA
- the murC gene encoding UDP-N-acetylmuramate--L-alanine ligase, producing the protein MNAHLQHTAARMGRVRRLHFVGIGGSGMSGIAELMANLGYEVAGSDLRASDATRRLEGLGVEIFIGHRAEQVADADAVVVSSAIDETNPEIQGARAGRIPIVRRAEMLAELMRFYYGVAVAGTHGKTTTTSLVASILAEGGLDPTFVIGGRLNSAGANAKLGTTKYLVAEADESDASFLYLQPMISIVTNIDADHMRTYGNDFNRLRSTFMEFLHHLPFYGLAVLCIDDDEIRALIETVPRPVRTYGTRAEADVRAVEIRQDGMRTRFRVEARDLESPLEIDLNLPGRHNVLNALAAISVALELGVEDEAIARALSRFEGVGRRFMISALTDTSGRRLLLVDDYGHHPREVAATLAAARAGWPGRRLVLVFQPHRYTRTQEQFEDFVAVLSSADALVLCEVYPAGEAPIPGADGRALSRAIRTRGELDPIFAQGIDEVPGLLDNLVADGDMVLMMGAGDIGGLAARLPSLMVRSGA; encoded by the coding sequence ATGAACGCACACCTTCAACACACCGCCGCTCGGATGGGTCGGGTTCGTCGACTCCACTTCGTCGGGATCGGTGGTTCCGGAATGAGCGGCATCGCCGAGCTGATGGCCAATCTGGGCTACGAGGTCGCGGGGTCGGATCTGCGCGCGAGCGATGCGACGCGCCGCCTCGAGGGGCTGGGTGTCGAGATCTTTATAGGGCACCGGGCCGAGCAGGTTGCGGATGCCGACGCGGTCGTGGTGTCGAGCGCGATCGACGAGACCAATCCCGAGATTCAGGGCGCGCGCGCCGGGCGTATCCCGATCGTGCGTCGTGCCGAGATGCTCGCCGAGTTGATGCGCTTCTACTACGGCGTCGCCGTGGCAGGAACGCATGGCAAGACGACGACCACCAGCCTGGTCGCGAGCATCCTCGCCGAGGGCGGACTCGACCCGACCTTCGTGATCGGCGGTCGGCTCAACAGCGCGGGCGCCAATGCCAAGCTGGGGACCACCAAATATCTCGTCGCCGAGGCCGACGAGAGCGATGCCTCCTTCCTGTATCTGCAACCCATGATCTCGATCGTCACCAATATCGATGCCGATCACATGCGCACCTACGGCAACGACTTTAATCGGCTGCGCAGCACCTTCATGGAGTTTCTGCACCACCTGCCCTTCTACGGGCTCGCGGTGCTCTGTATCGACGACGACGAGATCCGAGCCCTGATCGAGACGGTGCCGCGTCCCGTGCGCACCTACGGCACGCGCGCCGAGGCCGACGTGCGCGCGGTCGAGATCCGGCAGGACGGCATGCGCACCCGTTTTCGCGTCGAGGCCCGGGATCTCGAGTCGCCTTTGGAGATCGATCTGAACCTGCCCGGTCGGCATAACGTGCTGAATGCGCTGGCCGCCATCAGCGTTGCGCTCGAGCTGGGTGTCGAGGATGAGGCGATCGCGCGCGCACTCTCCCGCTTCGAAGGGGTTGGACGTCGCTTCATGATCAGCGCGCTGACCGACACATCCGGTCGCCGACTGCTCTTGGTCGACGACTACGGGCACCACCCGCGCGAGGTCGCGGCCACCCTGGCGGCGGCCCGCGCCGGATGGCCCGGACGCCGACTGGTCTTGGTCTTCCAACCCCATCGGTATACGCGGACCCAGGAGCAGTTCGAGGACTTCGTGGCCGTCCTGTCCAGCGCCGATGCGCTCGTCTTGTGCGAGGTCTACCCGGCTGGCGAGGCGCCGATACCGGGGGCCGACGGGCGTGCCTTGAGCCGTGCGATCCGCACCCGCGGTGAGTTGGATCCGATCTTTGCACAGGGGATCGACGAGGTGCCGGGTCTTTTGGACAACTTGGTGGCCGACGGCGACATGGTGCTGATGATGGGTGCCGGCGACATTGGCGGTCTGGCGGCGCGTCTGCCGAGCCTGATGGTCCGGTCGGGGGCATGA
- the murG gene encoding undecaprenyldiphospho-muramoylpentapeptide beta-N-acetylglucosaminyltransferase, with the protein MGTSVAVMAGGTGGHVFPALAVAERLREQGVGVFWIGTRRGMESRLVPEHGVEMEWIRIEGLRGKGIAQILGAPFKIAVALWQAARILRRRRPSVVLGMGGFASGPGGLAARVLGLPLVIHEQNFVPGMTNQWLARIATRVFEAFPGSFPGARDAHACGNPVRRAILDLPSPRERLARRRAAGTAEPLRLLVLGGSLGARILNEMVPAALAELPAERRPRVRHQAGESTLETARKAYRSVGIEAEVAPFITDMAEAYGWADLVVCRAGALTVSELAAAGVASVLVPYPFAVDDHQVGNARYLADVGAARLVVQRDLTVAGLTNLLNDLLGDRETLSAMADAARERAQPDAAGRIAAACLEVAER; encoded by the coding sequence ATGGGTACGAGCGTAGCCGTCATGGCCGGGGGCACCGGTGGGCATGTCTTTCCCGCGCTGGCCGTTGCCGAGCGTCTTCGCGAGCAGGGCGTGGGTGTCTTCTGGATCGGCACGCGCCGCGGGATGGAGTCGCGTCTGGTGCCCGAGCACGGAGTGGAGATGGAGTGGATCCGCATCGAAGGTCTGCGCGGCAAGGGGATCGCTCAGATCCTCGGCGCCCCCTTCAAGATCGCGGTTGCACTCTGGCAGGCCGCACGGATTCTGCGTCGGCGCCGTCCTTCGGTGGTCTTGGGGATGGGTGGATTCGCGTCCGGTCCCGGCGGTCTGGCCGCGCGAGTGTTGGGTCTGCCGCTGGTGATCCACGAGCAGAACTTTGTGCCCGGCATGACCAATCAGTGGTTGGCACGGATTGCCACGCGGGTGTTCGAGGCCTTTCCCGGAAGCTTCCCCGGTGCGCGTGATGCCCATGCCTGCGGAAACCCGGTGCGTCGCGCGATCCTCGATCTGCCGTCGCCGCGCGAGCGTCTGGCGCGCCGCCGCGCGGCAGGCACTGCGGAGCCCCTTCGTCTGCTCGTCCTGGGCGGCTCGCTCGGGGCTCGAATCCTCAACGAGATGGTCCCGGCTGCCCTGGCAGAGCTGCCGGCGGAGCGGCGTCCGCGCGTGCGCCATCAGGCCGGCGAGAGCACCCTCGAGACGGCGCGGAAGGCCTATCGGTCGGTCGGGATCGAGGCCGAGGTGGCACCCTTCATCACCGACATGGCCGAGGCGTATGGTTGGGCCGACCTGGTCGTCTGCCGGGCCGGCGCGCTCACGGTCTCGGAGCTGGCCGCGGCCGGCGTCGCCTCGGTGTTGGTGCCATATCCTTTCGCGGTCGACGACCATCAGGTCGGCAATGCTCGCTATCTGGCCGACGTCGGGGCGGCGCGACTCGTCGTTCAGCGCGACCTCACCGTCGCCGGTTTGACTAATCTGCTCAATGACTTGCTGGGAGACCGCGAGACCCTGTCGGCCATGGCCGATGCAGCCCGCGAGCGGGCACAGCCGGATGCCGCAGGACGGATCGCGGCGGCTTGCTTGGAGGTCGCCGAGCGATGA
- the ftsW gene encoding putative lipid II flippase FtsW, with amino-acid sequence MTVAARQVRGNPARSALRRRGRPVAGVDYPLLFCALGLVAFGFVMVASASMSIAVKCCDDPFFYVTRHGLALGLALTLAVLAYSVRVEWWERGGVWLFLLGVLSLVLVLVPGVGREVNGATRWIPLGPLNVQPSELVKLFAIVYVSGYLVRHADDVVNRISGFIRPMILIGIAGALILQQPDFGTTAVMLATVMGLLFLGGVSLMPFVVLFLVVAAGLLVLVVVSPYRLQRVTSFIDPFQDPFNTGYQLSQALIAFGRGEWLGVGLGNGIQKQFFLPEAHTDFIASVVGEELGLVGMLVLIAAFAFLTWRAFSIGARAEAVGERFSAYVAQGIGLGLGLQAFVNIGVNVGMLPTKGLTLPFMSYGSNSLIAACIAIAILLRIDATVRRIEAEKGPARGLPWVRA; translated from the coding sequence ATGACGGTCGCCGCCCGCCAGGTTCGTGGCAATCCAGCGCGCAGCGCGCTCCGCAGGCGTGGGCGCCCGGTGGCCGGGGTGGACTACCCCTTGCTCTTCTGCGCGCTGGGGTTGGTGGCGTTCGGCTTTGTGATGGTGGCATCGGCATCGATGTCGATCGCGGTCAAATGCTGCGACGATCCCTTTTTTTACGTCACGCGCCACGGCTTGGCGCTGGGACTGGCCCTTACCCTCGCCGTCCTGGCCTACAGTGTGCGGGTCGAGTGGTGGGAGCGCGGCGGGGTTTGGCTTTTCCTGCTCGGTGTCCTCTCGCTCGTCTTGGTGTTGGTGCCCGGAGTAGGTCGCGAGGTCAACGGCGCGACGCGCTGGATCCCGCTCGGTCCGCTGAATGTTCAGCCCTCCGAGCTGGTGAAGCTGTTTGCGATCGTCTACGTGTCGGGATACCTGGTCCGCCATGCCGATGACGTCGTCAACCGGATCTCGGGATTCATCCGGCCCATGATTTTGATCGGAATTGCCGGTGCACTGATCCTGCAGCAGCCGGACTTCGGGACGACGGCGGTCATGCTGGCGACCGTCATGGGCCTGCTCTTTTTGGGCGGGGTCAGCCTCATGCCTTTCGTGGTGCTGTTCCTGGTCGTCGCTGCCGGGCTTTTGGTGCTGGTCGTCGTCTCACCCTATCGATTGCAGCGCGTGACCTCGTTTATCGATCCCTTTCAAGACCCCTTCAACACGGGTTATCAGCTGAGCCAGGCCTTGATCGCCTTCGGTCGTGGTGAATGGCTCGGTGTGGGGCTGGGTAACGGGATCCAGAAGCAGTTCTTTCTGCCCGAGGCCCATACGGACTTCATCGCATCGGTCGTGGGCGAGGAGCTCGGTCTGGTCGGGATGCTTGTGCTGATCGCGGCCTTCGCCTTCCTGACGTGGCGGGCCTTCTCGATCGGGGCGCGGGCAGAGGCCGTCGGCGAACGTTTCTCCGCTTATGTCGCCCAGGGGATCGGCCTCGGTCTCGGTCTGCAGGCCTTCGTGAATATCGGCGTGAATGTGGGGATGTTGCCGACCAAGGGCTTGACGCTGCCCTTCATGAGCTACGGGAGCAACAGCTTGATCGCCGCCTGTATCGCGATTGCGATCCTGCTGCGGATCGACGCGACGGTGCGTCGCATCGAAGCAGAGAAGGGACCTGCACGGGGGCTGCCATGGGTACGAGCGTAG